GCTGATCATCGCCATCAACTGCGGCGCCCGGCTGCGCGTCAGATATTGCACCAGGCTGGAATCGAAATTGGCGTAGACGAAAGCCATCGCCACATTGGACAGCAGCAGCAACAGGAATACCCGGTCCCGAAACACCTGTCCGCAGGCCGCCGCGAAACCCGGCCTGGCGCGTCCCGCCTGCGGCGCCCGCGGCGCGCTGTCGCGCAGCTTCGCCACCAGCAGCAGCCAGTAGCCGACGTAGACGCAGGCCGTGACCGAAAACGCCCATTGCTTGCCGGAAAGCCCCAGCCACACGCCGATCAGCGCGCCGACCGCCACTCCGGCGTTGATCATGAAGTAGCGGACATAAAACGCCAGCTCTCTGTCTCTGGCATCGGCGATCTTGTCTCCCAGCAGCGCCTTGGACGTGGACTCCAGGAGCGCGTTGCCTATCGCGACTCCCGCTATCGCCAGCAGGTAGACAGCGGGATGCTCGGCCAGCGCCAGCCCGAAGAATGCGATCGCCCCCAGCGCGCAGCCGGCCAGGATCACCTTCCGGCGCCCCACCCGGTCCGAATGGTAGCCGGACATCAGCCCCGCTGCCGCGCCCAGCAGGCTGGCGCAGGTCAACATCATGCCGATGCTGGTCGCCGACAGATGAAACTTGCGGTACAGGATCACCGCCAGGAACGGCCACACCATGAAGTAGGCCATCCGGACCAGGAAGGTGCCGGCCAGAACCAGGTGGATCTCCGGAGTCAGGCCGCGGAAACGCTGCCAAGTGAACACACTCGCCATGAATGCTCCAAATCAGGATGGTTTCGCCGCGCGGCTCACGCCGTAGCGGCCTGCCTCACGCCGCCGCGCAACACGCCGGCCCGCACATCGTGGAACAGCGGCAGGAACGCCGGCGGCAACGGCCGGGTGTACTCGCTGGCCAGCCAGCACCGCAGCAGGCAGCGCGTGTGCGCCTCGTCGTCGCGGAAGGCGTGTCTCGAATGCAAGGTGGTGTGGTTGTTGCACAGCGCCACCACGCCCTTGTCGAATACCACTTCGGCGGCGATGCCCGGCTGATTGACCGCCTCATCCGCCGCGTCGAGCAGGCGGACCGCGTCGGCCGGTAGCTGGATGCCGTGCCGCAGCACAGACTCGTTGAACTTGCGGATATAGCGGAAAACGAAGCCGGCCCCGGAGTCGGACAGGATGGGCAGCTGGACGTAATCCTCGCCGCCCTCCCCCCGCAGATCGTGCGGCAGGGGCCGGGTCAGCAGCGCCGAAAGATCAGGATGCTTATCAGCGATCCACTCCGCCACCCAAGACGAGGAAACCACGCGGAATTCGCCGCCGCTGGCGGCCGGCGACCAGCAGGCGAGGCAGGTGACGTCGGCGCGGTCGGAGTGGAAAGCCAGCTCCTGGTTGGTCATGTGGCCGCGCTGCGGCGCCATCAGGCTGTCGGTCACGCCCTCGTCCCGCACCTCTTTCAGCGTGTCGCCGCGCAGGTTGATCGGCACCGGCATGCCCAGCCAGCGGCACCAGGCCTGGAAGGTCCGGTAGAACGCCTGCCGCGGCAAGTCCCGCAGCGTCGGGCTGGCGAAAGCCAGCGCGCCGCTCCCCTGCTCCAGCATGCGGTGGATGGCAGCGCGGCAGGCCTGCAGCCG
This genomic window from Chromobacterium phragmitis contains:
- a CDS encoding MDR family MFS transporter, producing the protein MASVFTWQRFRGLTPEIHLVLAGTFLVRMAYFMVWPFLAVILYRKFHLSATSIGMMLTCASLLGAAAGLMSGYHSDRVGRRKVILAGCALGAIAFFGLALAEHPAVYLLAIAGVAIGNALLESTSKALLGDKIADARDRELAFYVRYFMINAGVAVGALIGVWLGLSGKQWAFSVTACVYVGYWLLLVAKLRDSAPRAPQAGRARPGFAAACGQVFRDRVFLLLLLSNVAMAFVYANFDSSLVQYLTRSRAPQLMAMISTLVAVNAATVIFGQFPILRMMEPLRPRQRIVIGVALMGASQLLFAAAPVSSLAAFILATFILSVGELIAFPTFSVEVDRNTPDHLRGTYFGASNLYSLGTALAPVLGGLCLDHFGGGALYLGLAAVCALVALFNRAASAEPALSPARQAQE
- a CDS encoding TauD/TfdA family dioxygenase; this translates as MNDWHQRPKAWTGDAAIRPDAALLADIEYSLVALAGGDDAALLQPRLQACRAAIHRMLEQGSGALAFASPTLRDLPRQAFYRTFQAWCRWLGMPVPINLRGDTLKEVRDEGVTDSLMAPQRGHMTNQELAFHSDRADVTCLACWSPAASGGEFRVVSSSWVAEWIADKHPDLSALLTRPLPHDLRGEGGEDYVQLPILSDSGAGFVFRYIRKFNESVLRHGIQLPADAVRLLDAADEAVNQPGIAAEVVFDKGVVALCNNHTTLHSRHAFRDDEAHTRCLLRCWLASEYTRPLPPAFLPLFHDVRAGVLRGGVRQAATA